The DNA region AATACTATCAGGTTTGTACATAGTGATATAATATTTAAATAAAGATTCTAATGATATACTCAATTCAGATGCTTTATACTCTAAAGATCTCCATTTAGATTCAAAATCTTTATGTCTGCTAACATTTAAATCATACATCATTTCTGCTTTAATAATATCTGTAGAATTTAACTCAAGACCTCTTGTATTTAAAACAGAAAATATTTTTAAAGCACTGCTCCTAGATGAAGTTTCAACTTTGACAAATTCTATATTTGATAAAACAAAACTTATAAATTTTATAATATTAAAATTACTTGAATATTCTTTTTTTAAATCATCATAAAACTCTTTTAATAAATAATAATTTTTATATATCAATATTTTATCATCTTCTTTTTTTTAATTCTTGACTCAATAATAAATCCATTATATAAGATGAATCATTAGACTTTTCAGACATAATTTTGCATATTTCTTTTTTCTTTGCCCATAAACAATTTTTTAAATATGTACTTAATTCAGAAATTGTTTCCTGATCATCTTCTGAATATGAATTAATTTTAGATATGCATTCCTCATTAAGATCTTTTTGTATTATTTTTAAAAATAAAATAAAAGTTGTTAATCTCTGCTGACCATCTATCAAATTATGTTTATTATGATCATTATCATCTACTACGGTTATTACAGAACCAAAAAAATAATTATTATGATAGCCATTTATATATGCATCATATGCTTCAAATATGTCATTTATAAATTCACTTATATTATCCTTTTTCCAAGAATAATCCCTTTGATATAATGGGATTGAAAAATAGAATTCATTGTTAGCTGTATTAGATAATAATTCAATTAAACTTAAATGATATACATTATTTATCATTTTATTATTATTCATTATAATCTCCAAAAATATAAAGCCTAACTATTTTTCATAGCTAGGCTTTATTTATTTAATATATTTTTAA from Brachyspira pilosicoli P43/6/78 includes:
- a CDS encoding DUF262 domain-containing protein, whose product is MNNNKMINNVYHLSLIELLSNTANNEFYFSIPLYQRDYSWKKDNISEFINDIFEAYDAYINGYHNNYFFGSVITVVDDNDHNKHNLIDGQQRLTTFILFLKIIQKDLNEECISKINSYSEDDQETISELSTYLKNCLWAKKKEICKIMSEKSNDSSYIMDLLLSQELKKRR